The window ACTTTCCCACTGAAGAGTTCCTGAAATAAGCAGAAATCAGGAAAGAATGTTGCTAGACATTTTAGCTCTTTGGTGATCCTAGAGACTAATAATAGATTATACTTGAAGTCTGGAATGTATAGAACATTATGAAGAGTTCTATCTTGAAAAATATACGAATCACCAGTTTTCTGAATAGTTACTTGTTCTCCAGTAGGTAGATGTACTTTGTTTATTTCCAAACCTGTAAACTCCTTGAATGTACTAAGTAACTCCAAGTTGTGTACCATGTGATTAGTAGCCCTTGTGTCAACTATCCAGTTATTGTCGACTAGATTAGACATAAGAGCTGTAGTAATACCTGCAGGTCCTACTTTATATGTGTTGGCTACAAGTTCAACTTTTTTTCCTTGGTTCAGCATTTGCAAAATCTGAGAGTATTGTTCTGGCATGAAGAATTGAGCAGGTGATGAGAATTGTGTAGTTAAAGAGCTCCCAGCAGCCTGACAACTGGACTGAGACAGATTCTGCTACATATCAGGTGCTGAAGATGCTGAATTTGTATTGATCACATTATTGGCATAGTTGTTACGTCCTCCTCCTTTCTTTTTATACTTGAAATCAGCTGGATAACCATGTAGCTTATAGCAACTATCCTTTGTGTGACCTTTGAACTTGCAGTATTCACAATAAAGGGGAACCTTCCCATTCCCATAGTTGTTTCTAGGTCTGTAGCTACCTCCACGTGTTCCTCTATTGCTTAGGAATGCAGCATGTTCTCCAATTTCAGCACCAACACCACTAGCATTccctccacttgttttcctttggCTCTCAACATTAACAATCATAGCATAAGCTTGGTTTATGTTTGGCAGTGGTCTAATCATGAGAACTTGATTCTTAGCATTCTCATAAGACTTATTTAAACCTGACAAAAATTGATACAATTTTTTAACTTGATAATGTTCAGCATATTGCCTAGACTCAGGGCATCCACAAGAGGGTGGAGGATCCAGAGTTTCATATTCATCCCATAGTTCATGTAATCTCAAAAAATACACAGATACTGAAGACACTCCCTGAACAAGTGTGGCAATTTCCTTATGCAAATAGCATGCTCTAGATGCATTCACTTTGTCAAACCTCTCTCTTAAGTCTTCCCACACCTTATATGCATTAGAAGCATATATTACTGTGCTAATTAGACTTGGAGAGACTGTGTTCATTATCCATGCTAACACAATTGCATTACACCTATCCCACAACTCGTGTAGACTAACATCATACATCTCCTTTCTACAGGTTCCTAACACAAATCCTAATTTGTTTTCACCGTAAAGAACAATTTTCATAGATCTACTCCAAATCGAGTAATTTTCAGAACCTTGAAGTTGAATTGAGATAAGAATAGAACCTTGAGTGTCTGAAGGATGAATGTATATTGGATGATTGTGATGAGCAAGCTCTAggttctgtggttgagcagccgGTGTACCTGAGGTTTGAGCAAATGGTATTTCTTCTCTTGTCGGCATCGTTGAGATGCAATTTCAGCAGAAACGCCTCCTTATCTCTTCGCAAAATCACAATCGAGCACTGGATTGTACTCGCAATTTCTCAAAGGAAACAAGCTATTCGTTGAGTTCCAGCCAGATACAGAAAAGCCCTTATTTTGGGACTTTTGCTCTTAGTTGAGAAATTGACTCAACAAATGCTGCTTGACACTCGTCTACTGCTTGCTGAGCTGAAGGATCTAACGcacagctctgataccatgttgaagAGTTCAGCTATGGAGTCTATCGAGTTCAAAGACAGAAGATAtcggagagaagagagaagaagaagagaggttcCATTATAAGAAcagtgaaaaataaaatatgtacaaTCCTATAACCAACTAACTAACAACTACTTATACAACTAACAACCTACCTATCTTAACTTAATTATAGCTGTTAATTACAGCTCATTGACAGTTGTACACCCATACACCTAGAGTTCTCTACagaaagaagcagaaatgaggatgttgaggtggatgtgcgggcacactaagatggataagattaggactgaggatattcgggagaaggtgagCGTAGCCCCCATGGATGACAAGCTGCGGGAAGCGAGAcacagatggttcgggcacattcagaggagaagcctagataccccagtaaggaggtgtgagcgattgtctttggtgggtacgaggagagatAGATGGCgtcctaagaagtattggggagaggtagtcaggcaggatatggcgtgGCTTCAGAttaccgaggacatggcccttgatatgaagttatggaggtcgagcattaaggttgtaagTTAGGAGGAAGTTGTGCATATTTCTACTTCACACTAGAGTGAGGCTAGTCTGATAGGATTTGGTGTTAGACTGCTAGTGGTTAATATTGTGTTCACACTACTCTTCCGTTTTTCATACTGTTGGGCCTTATCTACTGGTTATTGTTTTGCTTTTCCTCTATTTTTTGGTTCTTGTGATGATGTTATTTTTTTTCTATGGTTTCTGTTGATGATACTGATATATTACCTCTTTTCgtcttctttttgtcttcttgagccgagggtctatcgaaaacaacctctctactccctcgaggtagggataaggtctacgtacatattaccctcctcagaccccactagtgggatttcactgggtcgttgttgttgttgttgttttctaGCAAGGCATTTGTGGTAAACTGGTAACAATTGCCTTCTAAATAGGTAAATGCATGTGAAAATCCTCGGTAATTATATGTAGTTACTCTTCAAGGACAATTCAAAAGCAGACCTAAGACTTTTACAACCTTCACATGCCATTCACAATTTTTTGGGTATTCCATCCGGTGTTTAGTATTCACATTGGGGTTCGACTAAATTCAGATTCGCGCCGGAAAGTCCCGCATTAGGGGTAAAGCGCTTCCTAGCAATGAAGACTCCATACCCAGGTCTCGAACCTGAGACTTATGATTAAGGATGAAGGAATACTTACCATTCCACCACAACCCTCGTTGGCCATTCACAAACTAAGTGACATGTACAATATTATAGCATGTGCAAAACTAACCTCAATTGGCTCCAACTTCTACATTTTACTCTCTTTCTCATTTCAGGAGAGTGGAGAAAAACTTTCTGATAATTTAAAGTAAAGACTCATAGATCAATGTAGATAGAGATTTAGTAGGAAACGGACATATTCCTTGTTAGCTTTTACAGAATGTGGGGGAAAAAAGACGCAGATGGTAAAGTTAGATGGACCACTTGATTTTTACCAGTCCCTTCAAGTTCTGGTGTAGGATGGATACCTCTGCCGAACCATATGACAATACGACAGCAGCGTACGCAGAATTTTGCAAAAATGCATAGTGTGGACTTATTGTTATAATTCGGGTTGTACACGGGTTTGGGTCCAAGGGATTCTAAGAGTTTACTTCGTATCTTACTGTATATACACAAGGTTTTCTAGAAAAATATTAAATGGACAAAGTTGGTTAGAGAGaattaacatatatatatatatatatatatatatatatatatatatatatatagccgaTCCTAACTTGTTTGAGATTGAGACATAGTAATAATATTTGTTGTAgtaattatttgattttttttttgtgaatatCGGATGACACTACCACTAAGCGAGGGAACCGGTGAGACAATCAGGGTCCTATTTGCATGCCCAATTAACAACAAATTTCTCTTGATAAACTGTGTACTGATCTTTTTTTCTCTCGACCTAACCTGAAGTGACGCTGAAAATCAAAAATCTCAGGGGACAACCAAAGCAGAGTGCTTAACTAGAGTAAGTATACCAATGAAAGGAAGTGACTAATGACAGTCACAATTCAACTCATATATTCCAATTTGAATAGAAAACAGAACACCCTAAACCAACATTGATTGGTTTTAGATGCATTGCTCCTAACACAACAAAAACcaaagttgagaaagaagatGCAGTGTAACAATGGATTCATGGTATATATTTGATACAAATGTCATAATCCTATAAATTAGTACAAATCTTAACTTTGTGAAAAAGAATGTGATTTCGAAAGGATGATGATGGGAATGCCTAGTGCAACGAACTTAACCTTTGAATAATCCCTCACTTCTTACTAAGATTTTTGCTGAGGAGAGATTAACCCATTATATATGCTCAAACCATGTCTAATTTTGAACAAGGAACAAAATCAACAGTATGCTTGAAAGTAGAAAATTAGGCATAAATGCTGAAGTACCTACAAGATTTTGATAGTTTGGAAAATGGTTAACTGAAATCACCAGTTAGGCATTTTCTCTTTCTCATTAACCAATTCCATTAAGAGCTTTCGTTTATTGTGATAAAGAAATTTTAAAGTATAAAATATTCATTTTGATACTCTATTTTGTCTGATAAAATTTACAATTTAGTCAAAAGTTTGCGAAGGTCAGCAGATTGTATTGATTGtttgcaattttctgttttcctcGAAGACATAAACATATGCTTATCTGAGTAAAAGTTGACACCCCTTAGTCGTAAAGAATTATTTTTTCATGTGTATATACTATGTGCTGAATCCCTTGACTTCTTCATATATTTGcttctttaaatttttaaacCCCTTAATGAAAATTTGGCCCGCTACTGATGGAGGCCAAGTTGGTCCAAGTGAATGgagtttaacttatatatatagatagtATGAAGAAATTGTGCTCTATCAATGCAATTTTATCGGCTGTAACTGATCATTTGCATGTTTTTAACGTTCAAATTTATGCTTGCTACCTAAAGTTACCTGTAATTAACTTTCAAGTATAGTATAAAGGCCCATTCACATTCCCATGCATGTTATTGAAACAAACCTTTATACATTTTAGGGACATTTTTACCCAAGCCCCTTAGCCCTCCTCCCTGCGTCAACAGAAAAATTGCAGTTATGGCGGTTGGTTCATGACGAATGGTATTTGAGCACTTAGTAATTAGTATCAGATCGAATTGTTATGATCCTACAAGTAATGTGTCGAGTTGTACTTGTAGCtagagtttaacttttatacacTTATCGTGTAAGAGAATTTTCAAATCACCTAACTGATAATTACAAATATCACTCATATTGGTAACTTGGAAT is drawn from Nicotiana tabacum cultivar K326 chromosome 22, ASM71507v2, whole genome shotgun sequence and contains these coding sequences:
- the LOC107775499 gene encoding uncharacterized protein LOC107775499, whose protein sequence is MPTREEIPFAQTSGTPAAQPQNLELAHHNHPIYIHPSDTQGSILISIQLQGSENYSIWSRSMKIVLYGENKLGFVLGTCRKEMYDVSLHELWDRCNAIVLAWIMNTVSPSLISTVIYASNAYKVWEDLRERFDKVNASRACYLHKEIATLVQGVSSVSVYFLRLHELWDEYETLDPPPSCGCPESRQYAEHYQVKKLYQFLSGLNKSYENAKNQVLMIRPLPNINQAYAMIVNVESQRKTSGGNASGVGAEIGEHAAFLSNRGTRGGSYRPRNNYGNGKVPLYCEYCKFKGHTKDSCYKLHGYPADFKYKKKGGGRNNYANNVINTNSASSAPDM